In the Fibrobacter sp. UWB5 genome, one interval contains:
- a CDS encoding response regulator transcription factor, whose translation MNFKILIVEDEEIIRLGLQDNFEMEGYTVETACDGEEAIAKADSYQPHLVLLDLMIPKKSGFEVCRYIRNKHPDTYIIMLTAKTEETSKVAGLEMGADDYVTKPFSILELLARVKAFRRRIEPQSGSTTVQVPEVLEFANIKINVKKFEATKGGVPLDLTTREYLIMKFFWAHRGEVILRETLLKEIWGYTDENMPSTRTVDNHIANLRRKIEDDLDNPKFIISVRGAGYKFDA comes from the coding sequence ATGAACTTCAAAATACTCATCGTAGAAGACGAAGAAATCATCCGCTTGGGCCTCCAGGACAACTTTGAAATGGAAGGCTACACCGTAGAAACGGCCTGCGATGGTGAAGAAGCGATTGCCAAGGCGGATTCCTACCAGCCCCATTTGGTGCTGTTGGATTTGATGATTCCGAAAAAGAGCGGTTTTGAAGTCTGCCGTTATATTCGCAACAAGCACCCGGATACCTATATCATTATGCTCACCGCGAAGACCGAAGAAACGAGCAAGGTGGCCGGGCTTGAAATGGGCGCCGACGACTACGTGACAAAGCCGTTCTCAATTCTGGAACTCCTCGCCCGCGTCAAGGCATTCCGTCGCCGCATCGAACCGCAGAGCGGTAGCACTACGGTCCAAGTGCCTGAAGTTCTTGAATTTGCAAACATCAAAATCAATGTCAAGAAGTTTGAAGCGACCAAGGGCGGCGTGCCTCTGGACTTGACCACCCGCGAGTACCTGATCATGAAATTCTTCTGGGCACACCGCGGCGAAGTAATTTTGCGCGAAACGCTACTGAAGGAAATTTGGGGCTATACCGACGAAAACATGCCCTCGACCAGAACCGTCGACAATCACATTGCAAACCTCCGTCGTAAAATCGAAGACGACTTGGACAACCCGAAATTCATTATCTCGGTGAGAGGCGCCGGCTACAAGTTTGATGCATAA
- a CDS encoding AAA family ATPase: MENAKKTINLFLKNKYSSVNELKAELYKAGVAAMEEGWTFMDASFQLGGKARDDGMDGEEVEQTLRRAFSAEKRTAERPQEQPAPAQNAAPAAEGAPQAQAAAAPQAVAMPIITPLSANMISMEQMLAMGLDTQSLELLQNFKIDPEALSIPWPAADWRKDLAKLLEAAFDPEETISFKVSNTPDSTQELVSNIIGQDDSIKKIMKSLDSPEGALLCINAVKGGDDVTDESFRYRYVVVDNPKMSLAKQLAYYKALNLPCTALVNTGANSVQAWVKIFANDEEEYNERVDFLFKTLDSQGFKVDPSNSNPHMMVRMPGVLRGGKQQYLIGLEQGAKNFKEWQEWVEYSLDGKPLIELASDTEEAPKKDQTIVENMLRAGEFFLFTAPPKSGKSLALMDLGLSICYGEDWFGNATSSSDVLFINFELTKSVFLNRLYLLGGKRNLNASTPKFGFLNLRGTALSPIETAQLIAKRIQGAKRLENHDYRVVVIDPISAVLHNPKSTRLNGAPHQILMQMVDTIIALTGCAVVSSCNLDEYPYLEARADSLIKLSPVEGSLNLYQINGTFREFPKMLARECSWIYPRFLV; the protein is encoded by the coding sequence ATGGAAAACGCAAAAAAGACCATTAACCTGTTCCTTAAGAACAAGTATAGCAGCGTAAACGAACTCAAGGCCGAACTGTACAAGGCGGGTGTTGCCGCCATGGAAGAAGGCTGGACGTTCATGGACGCTAGTTTCCAGCTGGGCGGAAAGGCCCGCGACGATGGCATGGACGGAGAAGAGGTCGAACAGACCCTTCGCCGTGCGTTCTCCGCCGAAAAGCGCACTGCAGAACGTCCTCAGGAACAACCGGCGCCGGCGCAGAACGCCGCCCCGGCTGCGGAAGGGGCTCCCCAGGCACAAGCTGCAGCCGCCCCGCAGGCGGTCGCCATGCCAATCATTACGCCGCTGTCGGCGAACATGATTTCCATGGAACAGATGCTCGCCATGGGTCTTGATACCCAATCCCTGGAACTGTTGCAGAACTTCAAGATTGACCCCGAAGCGCTTTCTATTCCATGGCCTGCTGCCGACTGGCGTAAGGACCTCGCCAAACTTCTGGAAGCGGCATTCGACCCCGAAGAAACAATCTCGTTCAAGGTATCGAATACCCCCGACAGCACCCAGGAACTCGTATCAAACATCATTGGGCAAGACGACTCTATCAAGAAAATCATGAAGAGCCTCGACAGTCCCGAAGGCGCCCTCTTGTGCATTAACGCCGTGAAGGGTGGTGACGATGTCACGGACGAATCTTTCCGCTACCGCTATGTCGTGGTCGACAATCCCAAGATGTCCTTGGCCAAGCAGCTCGCCTACTACAAGGCCTTGAACCTCCCCTGTACCGCTCTTGTGAACACGGGCGCGAATTCCGTGCAGGCATGGGTCAAGATCTTTGCCAACGACGAAGAAGAATATAATGAACGCGTAGACTTCCTTTTCAAAACTCTCGATTCCCAGGGATTCAAGGTCGACCCGAGCAACAGCAACCCGCACATGATGGTGCGTATGCCGGGCGTGCTCCGCGGCGGTAAGCAGCAGTACTTGATCGGTCTTGAACAGGGTGCCAAGAACTTTAAGGAATGGCAGGAATGGGTGGAATACTCCCTTGACGGGAAACCGCTCATTGAACTTGCCAGCGATACCGAAGAAGCCCCCAAGAAAGACCAGACGATTGTCGAAAACATGCTCCGTGCCGGCGAATTCTTCTTGTTCACGGCACCTCCGAAAAGCGGCAAGTCTCTTGCCCTTATGGACTTAGGCCTTTCTATTTGCTATGGCGAAGACTGGTTCGGCAATGCAACGTCTTCGAGCGACGTGCTGTTCATCAACTTTGAACTGACCAAGTCCGTGTTCCTGAACCGCCTCTATTTGCTGGGCGGCAAGCGCAACTTGAACGCCAGCACCCCGAAATTCGGTTTCTTGAACTTGCGCGGTACGGCACTTTCGCCTATTGAAACGGCCCAGCTTATCGCCAAGCGTATCCAGGGTGCCAAGCGACTTGAAAACCACGATTACCGCGTAGTGGTCATCGACCCGATTTCTGCCGTGTTGCATAACCCGAAGTCCACACGACTGAACGGCGCTCCCCACCAGATTTTGATGCAGATGGTCGACACCATTATCGCTCTCACGGGTTGTGCAGTCGTATCGTCTTGCAACCTGGACGAATACCCCTACCTCGAAGCCCGCGCCGACTCGCTCATCAAGCTTTCGCCGGTGGAAGGTAGCCTGAACCTTTACCAGATCAACGGAACCTTCCGCGAGTTCCCGAAGATGCTCGCCCGCGAATGCTCCTGGATTTACCCGAGATTCCTTGTTTAA
- a CDS encoding LysM peptidoglycan-binding domain-containing protein, translating into MRLLKCASICLGLSALLASAYIVKEGDTLWDLSDEFLKDPFAWPDLWENNRHIEDPHWIYPGDSIYLGDSIREGNVLQVEKKSKYPCNATISDSALPKGKGLTVANAGCDDGDERNSDFEGMLGNLRDKDKKAVKKAKPNDEYYYKQRPAPKIFNGYYQMHAPEIYTLDSLKKDKRFISIKSGEKKEPLIHMPETEVVVGVGKKTNSNLKRGDLVEIVDAKAINVPAAKGSSFDKYALLRLSGIAKITAIGDTLSRAKIVTTFREIKIHQAKARLKEPLKTLNVSGYSKVKEAKFDNLAMIRYSMDPMLIIGAYSYVLIDKGLNEGYNTGDAVAIWEEDKTDESLPPRLIGRGIIARAADNESSVLIREIYSNSRRIEVGHRVSVTHRAQIVK; encoded by the coding sequence ATGCGACTTTTGAAATGTGCATCCATCTGTCTGGGACTTTCTGCCTTGTTGGCGTCTGCCTACATTGTCAAGGAAGGCGATACCCTTTGGGACTTGAGTGACGAATTCCTCAAGGACCCCTTTGCCTGGCCAGACCTTTGGGAAAACAACCGCCACATCGAAGACCCGCACTGGATTTATCCGGGCGACTCCATTTACCTGGGCGATTCCATTCGCGAAGGCAATGTGCTGCAGGTCGAAAAGAAGAGCAAGTACCCCTGCAATGCAACCATTTCGGATTCTGCACTTCCCAAGGGTAAGGGTCTGACCGTCGCAAACGCCGGTTGCGATGATGGCGACGAACGCAATAGCGATTTCGAAGGCATGCTCGGCAACCTGCGCGACAAGGACAAGAAGGCCGTCAAGAAGGCCAAACCCAACGACGAATACTACTACAAGCAGCGTCCGGCCCCCAAGATTTTCAATGGCTACTACCAGATGCACGCCCCCGAAATCTATACGCTTGATTCCTTGAAAAAAGACAAGCGCTTTATCTCGATCAAGTCGGGCGAAAAGAAGGAACCCCTGATCCACATGCCCGAAACGGAAGTGGTCGTGGGTGTCGGCAAGAAGACGAACTCCAACCTGAAGCGCGGCGACCTCGTGGAAATCGTTGATGCTAAGGCAATTAACGTTCCTGCAGCCAAGGGCAGCAGCTTTGACAAGTACGCGTTGCTCCGCCTTTCCGGCATTGCAAAAATCACAGCCATCGGCGACACGCTTTCCCGCGCAAAGATCGTGACGACCTTCCGTGAAATCAAGATTCACCAGGCCAAGGCAAGGCTCAAGGAACCGCTCAAGACCCTGAACGTGTCCGGTTACAGCAAGGTCAAGGAAGCCAAGTTCGACAACCTGGCCATGATCCGCTATTCCATGGACCCAATGCTGATTATCGGAGCATACTCGTATGTGCTTATCGATAAAGGCCTTAACGAAGGTTACAACACTGGCGACGCCGTCGCCATCTGGGAAGAAGACAAGACCGACGAATCGCTCCCGCCCCGCCTGATTGGCCGCGGCATCATTGCCAGGGCTGCAGACAACGAATCGAGCGTCCTCATTCGCGAAATCTATTCCAACAGCAGACGAATCGAAGTCGGACACAGGGTATCGGTGACCCACCGTGCACAGATTGTCAAGTAA
- a CDS encoding ABC transporter substrate-binding protein has product MDYGNIKNSLGCTVKLRARYFFTLASALGAFFVIGCNEETKPAQDKVQSEYERSETLYIGGFDWTPPSSFNPLDYNPNFPIDGNSRITYESLLAYNQLTGELEPMLANSYTSDEDKITVHLDTKARWSNGSPVTVDDVLYTFKIDSLLPTPRHGNWQFLSEITNDGGNNISFHFSKNKNPLIILNAIAETSILPKAVFEPLIQGAKSGKTYDMNRIAEFKNDSMPVVSGPYNLKTYSPDQIVLERNDKYWGNYKFSGKKPSPKYIIHSLYNSNNQFNSAMTKGNLDISSVFLPRIWEKARDSIRAWSRNEPYHLPGSITTLFIAHTRTPFDDVELRRAMMHAINFEKIKARAISNYTPVIQPGFILPFGTESKYFNKEDADKYGYSYDIEKAKEILTKAGYSWDDNGRLIDKKKQPVRSFTIECPQGWTDWEDAIKVIVESLNEIGLAAEEKFVDYSVWDKNLRLGTFDLAMKTQTAELSAASPWNRFDQVMGSVSYRPIGEEAFANQGRYKNEEADKLLEKIPALTDEKELTEAYRALNRIFMETIPVLPIMYRPTQFYQFSTKHWTNFPTEENPYAPPQSLVVAAGVKGLWKIAPQPKAK; this is encoded by the coding sequence ATGGATTATGGGAATATAAAGAATTCTTTGGGATGCACGGTTAAACTTCGTGCTCGATATTTTTTCACTCTGGCATCCGCTCTTGGGGCGTTCTTCGTTATCGGCTGTAACGAAGAAACCAAACCTGCTCAGGACAAGGTTCAGTCGGAATACGAACGCAGCGAGACCCTGTATATCGGTGGTTTTGACTGGACGCCGCCTTCTTCTTTCAACCCGTTGGATTACAACCCCAACTTCCCCATCGACGGCAACAGCCGCATTACCTACGAGTCGCTGCTGGCGTACAACCAGTTGACCGGCGAACTCGAGCCCATGCTTGCCAACAGCTATACCAGTGACGAAGACAAGATTACGGTTCACCTGGACACCAAGGCGCGTTGGAGCAACGGGTCCCCCGTTACCGTCGACGACGTTCTTTACACGTTCAAGATTGACTCCTTGCTGCCCACGCCGCGTCACGGCAACTGGCAATTCCTGAGCGAAATCACCAACGATGGTGGCAACAACATTTCGTTCCATTTCAGCAAGAACAAGAACCCCTTGATTATCTTGAATGCCATTGCCGAAACCTCGATTCTCCCGAAGGCCGTATTCGAGCCGCTCATCCAGGGGGCGAAGTCCGGCAAGACCTACGACATGAACCGCATTGCCGAATTCAAGAACGATTCTATGCCGGTGGTTTCGGGACCGTACAACCTCAAGACTTATTCCCCCGACCAGATTGTCCTGGAACGTAACGACAAGTACTGGGGCAACTATAAGTTCAGCGGAAAGAAGCCATCTCCCAAGTATATCATCCATTCCCTGTACAACAGCAACAACCAGTTCAACAGCGCCATGACCAAGGGTAACTTGGACATTTCGTCTGTGTTCCTGCCCCGTATTTGGGAAAAGGCCAGAGACAGCATTCGCGCCTGGAGCCGCAACGAGCCGTACCACCTGCCCGGTTCCATCACGACACTTTTCATTGCGCACACCCGTACTCCTTTCGATGACGTCGAACTCCGTCGCGCCATGATGCACGCCATCAACTTCGAAAAGATCAAGGCTCGCGCCATTTCGAACTACACGCCGGTGATTCAGCCCGGGTTCATTCTGCCCTTCGGTACCGAATCCAAGTATTTCAACAAGGAAGACGCCGACAAGTACGGATATTCCTACGATATCGAAAAGGCCAAGGAAATCCTTACGAAGGCCGGCTACAGCTGGGACGATAACGGAAGGCTGATTGACAAGAAAAAACAGCCCGTCCGTAGCTTCACTATTGAATGCCCGCAGGGTTGGACCGACTGGGAGGACGCCATCAAGGTCATCGTCGAATCCCTCAATGAAATCGGTCTTGCCGCCGAAGAAAAGTTCGTGGACTACAGCGTGTGGGACAAGAACCTGCGCCTCGGTACATTCGACCTTGCCATGAAGACCCAGACAGCCGAACTTTCGGCAGCCTCTCCGTGGAACCGTTTTGACCAGGTGATGGGCTCCGTCTCTTACAGGCCTATTGGCGAAGAAGCATTCGCTAACCAGGGCCGCTACAAGAACGAAGAAGCGGACAAGCTGCTGGAAAAGATCCCGGCTCTCACCGACGAAAAGGAACTCACCGAAGCCTACCGAGCCTTGAACAGGATCTTCATGGAAACGATTCCGGTGCTTCCGATTATGTACCGCCCCACGCAGTTCTACCAGTTCTCTACCAAGCACTGGACGAATTTCCCGACCGAAGAAAACCCGTACGCCCCGCCGCAGAGCCTTGTGGTTGCCGCCGGAGTGAAGGGCCTTTGGAAAATCGCTCCGCAGCCCAAAGCCAAATAA
- a CDS encoding cell wall metabolism sensor histidine kinase WalK, with protein sequence MQVSRNNLLFVLLFAGGIVLPTAILSFLSFRNIQNEIYLSQKNFDENLNAFQNEVEDAIEKEQTKIYQETKAASLFLYEQPQGLLDFGHAAEFKSVEGLDAIFLFNNGNLIYPDMTSKKFFKSSNFSNSVPSALDKKLYQVETSGLKDSIAQKIYVEQRSRSLRPASYFFESKEEQIQNILGLIRFYYKNKKYDEALHLLEILESNPHQQGYLHADLTYAVYLLHFEILVYQRKHQEAQDYCLSVLAQFLDKQNIDDISSSRYFFESAFTQILSFESLSQEKREAFWNLRENFNRQLGYMDILYYNRDLFHEILNDDVSSKEGILYKNTEEITLFKMSYPYLSGDQVVIAVINKDAYKARLQNKLKTVIQSYKNIPFSITENNDKLVMGEIPENAPIIAQHYISDAFEWEFTLYEKDMQDIHKETRHRMFLMYGLMLFALITVIFGSFFMFRFITQERKLLAMKANFLSSVSHELKTPLTSIKMFAEMMARGRLQRAEKVQEYSTLIGKEASRLENLIGAILNYTRMEHGTGAFKWERLDFSICAKKVFDAVEDIGVEKGLTFYTHFEPNVFVMGDYTALYSLVQNLIDNAIKYTEAPGDIKVDVKSDSEWVIFSVADTGIGIAASEQKNIFNDFYRVGDEMTRSTKGSGLGLATVKRVAETHKATISLVSKPGKGSTFTVKFKKAE encoded by the coding sequence ATGCAGGTTTCACGTAATAATCTGCTGTTTGTCCTTTTATTCGCGGGAGGAATTGTCCTCCCGACGGCAATTCTTTCGTTTCTGAGTTTTAGAAATATCCAGAACGAAATATACTTGTCGCAAAAGAATTTCGACGAGAACCTGAACGCGTTCCAGAACGAAGTCGAAGATGCGATAGAAAAAGAACAGACCAAGATTTACCAAGAAACCAAGGCAGCGTCGCTATTCCTTTACGAACAGCCGCAAGGTCTCCTGGACTTTGGGCACGCCGCCGAATTCAAGTCGGTAGAAGGCTTGGACGCCATTTTCTTGTTCAACAACGGGAACCTGATTTACCCCGACATGACTTCCAAGAAGTTCTTCAAGTCGTCCAACTTTTCGAACAGCGTTCCATCTGCCCTCGACAAGAAACTTTATCAAGTGGAAACGAGCGGCCTAAAAGACAGCATCGCCCAGAAAATTTATGTAGAACAGCGCTCGCGGAGTTTAAGGCCGGCAAGCTATTTCTTTGAATCCAAGGAAGAACAAATCCAAAACATTCTTGGACTGATCCGCTTTTACTACAAGAATAAGAAATACGACGAAGCGCTGCACCTGCTTGAAATCCTTGAAAGCAACCCGCACCAGCAGGGCTATTTGCATGCCGACCTGACCTACGCCGTCTACCTATTGCACTTTGAAATTCTAGTATACCAGAGAAAGCACCAGGAAGCACAAGACTACTGTCTTTCGGTATTGGCGCAATTCCTGGACAAGCAAAACATTGACGACATTTCTTCTTCCAGGTATTTCTTTGAATCGGCATTCACGCAGATTCTGTCATTTGAAAGTCTGTCACAAGAAAAGCGCGAAGCCTTCTGGAACCTGCGCGAGAACTTCAACCGCCAGCTGGGGTACATGGACATTCTGTATTACAACAGGGACTTGTTCCATGAAATCCTGAATGACGACGTTTCGTCGAAAGAAGGAATCCTTTACAAGAATACCGAAGAAATTACCTTGTTCAAAATGTCATACCCGTACCTTTCGGGAGACCAAGTGGTGATTGCCGTCATCAACAAGGACGCCTACAAGGCACGACTCCAGAACAAGCTCAAGACAGTTATACAAAGCTACAAGAATATTCCCTTCTCTATTACCGAAAACAATGACAAGTTGGTGATGGGCGAAATTCCGGAAAACGCCCCCATTATCGCGCAGCACTATATTTCAGACGCCTTCGAATGGGAATTCACCTTGTACGAAAAAGACATGCAGGATATTCACAAAGAAACGAGACACCGCATGTTCTTGATGTACGGGCTAATGCTTTTCGCCCTCATCACGGTTATTTTCGGTTCGTTCTTCATGTTCCGATTCATTACTCAAGAACGCAAGCTTTTGGCGATGAAGGCGAATTTCTTGTCGAGCGTTTCGCACGAATTGAAAACACCCTTGACCTCGATCAAGATGTTTGCCGAAATGATGGCGCGTGGACGCCTGCAGCGCGCCGAAAAGGTACAGGAATATTCCACACTCATTGGCAAAGAAGCCTCGAGACTTGAGAACCTGATTGGCGCCATCTTGAATTACACGCGAATGGAACACGGCACGGGCGCCTTCAAGTGGGAACGTTTGGACTTTTCTATTTGCGCAAAGAAAGTGTTCGATGCCGTCGAAGACATCGGTGTCGAAAAAGGGCTTACCTTCTACACGCACTTTGAGCCTAATGTTTTTGTGATGGGCGACTACACAGCGCTATATAGTTTGGTTCAGAACTTGATCGATAACGCCATCAAGTATACCGAAGCGCCCGGAGATATCAAGGTCGATGTCAAGAGCGACAGCGAATGGGTCATATTCTCGGTTGCGGACACCGGTATCGGCATTGCCGCTTCTGAACAAAAAAATATATTTAATGATTTTTATAGAGTGGGTGACGAAATGACTCGAAGCACCAAGGGCTCCGGGCTCGGCCTTGCAACCGTCAAGCGCGTTGCCGAAACACACAAGGCGACCATTTCGTTGGTCAGCAAGCCCGGAAAGGGTTCCACGTTCACCGTCAAATTTAAAAAGGCAGAATAA
- a CDS encoding PQQ-like beta-propeller repeat protein has protein sequence MADKRLNISHFATIRTALTLVWLCGLVSFAAAEKMEAAIQEALYLFELKGETADAIKMLEKAAMQGDEDDKEKAYFYLGKIQELADNKTSANFYYEQSLARTSEVPKAYWLSERESATSSKPEALLKAPIQLKSPIQKTFGKDPTFLLLNDGSICKIKDDRLEKIATVPANKQIFNIDRQGIWYQPIDQDSLVFKAFYASSPSKSFPITNITHLVVDGNRAIIQSEKQLSILNNKRIVTQVADKYNGCVPEGFFAPTNEFVLNCTDNALHFISSEDGSIRKSIAQFDVIRNVLIDKNMLFLVSGNYLYGYIPKARTSPLWKISVSNIESMFPFEREIVLLEASGRISLIDRRTGMIRKTIRSDASSIHPLAKGTLGLFSGEGAITAVDTILNPLWHFNFTKPIEQAPIFTNGNLYLYFGDRKLVSLSPHYYGKKILLSEILAQQAADLAEHEEWEDLPSVLDSLFKLEPGNAEGWFFKALYLEQNSNNEREKQKAWSEAVRLSSSNPQATQLILNRYSKAIGAKFVTLLPISPKTRYPQFFSGKRNLYTIDPAADRLFSINAETGELRSAKYIGALDNSPVIDNDENTLVIASGYNISIYDLNRDVSPANLQLPGKAFKMNVTENAIYVSTWNGFLLKILKPDNKLAWSRKIFSVPFLHSKSDKTIYACNLEGEFVALDDEAGQTEENSARKIPGQISHLLSADSITAVASGNKIYLFNLKKKDATPLQILMENAVSSLQVITDHGERKFLVGLSDQSILLYSEAGAPLWKFNGKNAVFPKPFVKDGYAWIDQGNEVIGISLKTGKKERKYSTPGGAGTPFILNHTLFSASPKRLLYGFTL, from the coding sequence ATGGCAGATAAACGGTTGAACATAAGTCATTTCGCAACGATTCGCACGGCATTGACGCTCGTGTGGTTATGCGGGCTTGTATCCTTTGCCGCAGCCGAAAAAATGGAAGCCGCCATTCAAGAAGCGCTTTACCTGTTCGAGCTGAAAGGCGAAACCGCCGATGCAATCAAGATGCTCGAAAAAGCCGCCATGCAAGGCGACGAAGACGACAAGGAAAAGGCTTATTTCTACCTAGGCAAAATCCAGGAACTTGCGGACAACAAGACGTCGGCCAATTTCTACTACGAGCAGAGTTTGGCAAGAACGAGCGAAGTTCCTAAAGCTTACTGGCTTTCGGAACGCGAAAGCGCCACCAGCAGCAAGCCTGAGGCATTGCTGAAAGCTCCGATTCAATTAAAGAGCCCTATCCAGAAAACCTTCGGTAAAGATCCGACGTTCTTGCTATTGAACGACGGTTCCATTTGCAAAATCAAGGACGACCGCCTCGAGAAAATAGCAACGGTTCCTGCAAACAAGCAAATTTTCAATATCGACCGTCAGGGAATCTGGTACCAACCCATTGACCAAGATAGTCTTGTGTTCAAGGCATTCTACGCCAGCAGCCCGAGCAAGAGTTTTCCGATTACAAACATAACGCATCTTGTCGTTGACGGCAACAGGGCGATTATCCAAAGCGAAAAACAACTTTCTATCCTGAACAACAAGCGCATTGTCACGCAAGTTGCCGACAAGTACAACGGCTGCGTGCCAGAAGGATTCTTTGCGCCCACCAACGAATTCGTTTTAAATTGCACCGACAACGCGCTTCACTTTATTTCGTCGGAAGACGGTTCGATCAGGAAATCCATTGCCCAATTTGACGTGATTCGAAACGTCTTGATCGACAAGAACATGCTCTTCCTGGTTTCGGGCAATTACCTTTACGGCTACATTCCCAAGGCAAGGACTTCCCCGCTTTGGAAAATTTCGGTCAGCAATATCGAAAGCATGTTCCCCTTCGAGCGAGAGATTGTTCTGCTCGAAGCCTCGGGAAGAATTTCCTTGATCGACAGAAGAACCGGCATGATTCGAAAAACAATTCGAAGCGACGCCTCCTCGATTCACCCGCTTGCCAAGGGAACGCTTGGTTTATTCTCTGGCGAAGGCGCCATTACCGCCGTCGACACCATTCTGAACCCACTGTGGCATTTCAACTTTACAAAACCTATTGAGCAAGCACCCATTTTCACGAACGGGAATCTCTACTTGTACTTTGGCGACCGCAAGCTGGTTTCGCTTTCGCCGCATTATTACGGCAAGAAGATTCTGCTTTCCGAGATTCTTGCCCAGCAGGCGGCAGACCTCGCCGAGCATGAAGAGTGGGAAGACTTGCCAAGTGTTCTGGATTCCCTGTTCAAACTGGAACCCGGCAATGCCGAGGGCTGGTTCTTTAAGGCCCTGTACCTTGAACAGAACAGCAACAACGAGCGCGAAAAGCAGAAAGCATGGTCCGAAGCCGTCAGACTTTCAAGCAGCAATCCGCAAGCGACTCAGTTGATTTTAAACCGTTACAGCAAGGCGATTGGCGCAAAGTTCGTGACGTTGCTTCCGATTTCGCCCAAGACCCGCTACCCGCAATTCTTTAGCGGCAAGCGCAACCTGTACACGATTGACCCCGCCGCCGACAGGCTCTTCAGCATTAACGCCGAAACCGGCGAACTGCGTTCTGCCAAATACATTGGCGCCCTCGATAACAGCCCCGTTATCGACAACGACGAAAACACGTTGGTCATCGCTTCGGGCTACAACATTTCAATTTACGACTTGAACAGGGATGTTTCCCCGGCCAACTTGCAACTTCCGGGAAAGGCTTTCAAAATGAACGTGACCGAGAACGCGATTTACGTTTCGACGTGGAACGGATTCCTGCTCAAAATCTTGAAACCCGACAATAAACTGGCCTGGTCAAGAAAGATTTTCTCCGTACCCTTCTTGCATTCCAAATCGGACAAGACGATTTATGCCTGCAACCTGGAAGGAGAATTTGTCGCGCTCGATGACGAAGCCGGACAAACCGAAGAAAATTCAGCCCGCAAGATTCCCGGACAGATTTCGCACTTGCTCAGCGCGGACTCCATTACCGCAGTCGCAAGCGGCAACAAAATTTACTTGTTCAACCTAAAGAAGAAAGATGCGACTCCGCTCCAGATTCTAATGGAAAACGCCGTCTCTTCTTTGCAGGTGATTACGGATCACGGCGAAAGGAAATTCCTTGTCGGGCTTTCGGACCAGTCCATTTTACTTTACTCTGAAGCAGGCGCCCCGCTGTGGAAATTCAACGGCAAGAATGCCGTATTCCCGAAGCCCTTCGTGAAAGATGGTTACGCCTGGATTGACCAAGGAAACGAAGTTATCGGCATTTCCTTGAAGACGGGTAAAAAGGAGCGGAAATACAGCACTCCGGGCGGCGCCGGCACACCGTTTATACTGAATCATACTTTGTTCAGCGCCTCTCCAAAGCGTTTGCTATACGGATTCACGCTATAA